The following coding sequences lie in one Anguilla anguilla isolate fAngAng1 chromosome 14, fAngAng1.pri, whole genome shotgun sequence genomic window:
- the LOC118212611 gene encoding calmodulin-regulated spectrin-associated protein 1-B-like isoform X1, giving the protein MDVDVCAGGDSTRRRMDSGGEGALEVVPLELYDSARAKIDANLRWLFAKAYGIDHIPEDLRDPFYTDQYEQEHIKPPVIRLLLSGELYCRVCGLILKGDQVATLQSHQSVIQALSRKGIYVMESDDTPVSESDLGCVPIKMSAHMPMIDALMMAYTVEMISIEKVVASVKRFSTFSASKELPFDLEDAMVFWVNKVNLKMREIAEKELKLKQHLLESPSHQKPDFMHALAHCMLEPAEFSRVVRYRRDHLSGRQLPFFPLLEDLMKDVCDGAALLAVVHYYCPEHMKLEDICLKEVTSIADSLYNIQLLKEFANEYLNKSFYLTTEDMLYAPLVLKHNVMVFIAELFWWFEIVKPEFVQPRDLQEIKDARAVLQSKSARPPVPISNATKRSFLATPGSTEPVVTVQNPEVCNRYYLHPEESDPLNKGSPSLGPSHPLLPLRQRQQKSMQGEESSGQRNRSNSLTRVDGQPQASVVAWPERKQRPLSQPTPYGLHSATDSDADLASGDSVSLARSISKDSLASNVVSITPKHQLGGPGAPQGPRRVNGQSLLGHVNMEDEEEEELVAMIKTKEGAESSRLPDQDLELQSVSSRATTARSPQRRPEEAPAEPRPDSFYLEPLMPAVLKPAKEKSVNPNKEEECGEGRPRGPYRRVSEAPVPSSRRRPPAADLDLNRTFTPIASAEFPDAARPPVEGSLGGFRTPVMSSGEAAEQPCGFFLHSSSPEDKPPLAGTVRSSPFSAAAALAWEIGKDSDSEVADMDEEEADEELAPPVRRKCFEEEEEESAKLREDMKVREHEDKEGASGRSSPCLSTISQASSTASGSVRMTSFAERRLHKGAHDARSSSSSSQKTTPDGSECGPLPLTSWKLRREQSPTGKDGANVLASELVQLHMQLEEKRRAIESQKKKMESLSARQRLKLGKAAFLNIVKKGKSDTLPQPLKPEYYSREDQKLNGGKELSKDDSCVDGLRGTAKEGQEGKASVRWARESPTSPGSLEVDNKLNGGLLLDDGGPEPDLNECNRSIEMLNEAISAIQQQMMQLSQQQDLLMKQNIQSPPGAAPTAGGPAPIPAPANGKSSTPEPKFRPAVHFVEPLSTAGGGVVRRPPKLSSGRGPRSKPTDLKLPKENGKQASRVITPTQSVETLPHLRQFPGGRTSREEQEEGSSPAGTGPKEAASPIERGNLRRATFRLQDEANQRTPATPERPPEECLSSTPKEKEPSAMEDPGKEDLPGEEVSRGKGHLIEVDLSDLKDPSEEGGSDMQDVICDVTDGEQKSVLGYFFKDEQKAEDELAKKRAAFLLKQQRKAEEARLRKQQMEVETEMKRDEARRKAEEDRIRKEEEKARRELIKQEYLRRKQQEMIEEQGLTKPKSKPKKPRPKSVHRGESSSDTYSKCSSTPDNLSSAQSGSSLSLASAATTEAESVHSGGAGSQQAESVESFPGLSRNASRNTERDWDNGSTASSITSVAEYSGPKLFKEPSAKSNKPIIHNAIAHCCLAGKVNEPQKNSILEELEKCESNHLMILFRDGGCQFRALYSYFPDTEEIHKLTGTGPKSISKKMIDKLYKYSSDRKQFTVIPAKTVSVSVDALTIHNHLWQVKRPTVPKKSVK; this is encoded by the exons AGTGCCCACATGCCCATGATTGATGCCCTGATGATGGCCTACACGGTGGAGATGATCAGCATCGAGAAGGTGGTGGCCAGCGTGAAGCGCTTCTCCACCTTCAGCGCCTCTAAGGAGCTGCCATTCGACCTGGAGGACGCCATGGTGTTCTGGGTCAACAAG GTGAACCTGAAGATGAGGGAGATCGCTGAGaaggagctgaagctgaagcagcACCTACTGGAGTCTCCCAGCCACCAGAAG CCCGATTTCATGCACGCACTGGCTCACTGCATGCTGGAGCCGGCCGAGTTCTCCCGCGTG GTGCGCTATCGCAGGGACCACCTCTCCGGCCGACAGCTGCCCTTCTTCCCCCTGCTCGAGGATCTGATGAAGGATGTGTGCGATGGTGCCGCCCTGCTGGCCGTGGTCCACTACTACTGCCCTGAGCACATGAAGCTTGAAG atATTTGTCTCAAGGAAGTAACCTCGATAGCCGACAGTCTGTACAACATCCAGCTCCTGAAAGAGTTTGCCAATGAGTATCTTAATAAGAGCTTTTACCTGACCACCGAAGACATGCTGTATGCTCCACTAGTGCTCAAG CACAACGTGATGGTCTTCATTGCCGAGCTGTTCTGGTGGTTTGAGATTGTCAAACCTGAATTCGTCCAGCCCAGAGACCTCCAAGAAATCAAGGACG CGAGAGCAGTGCTTCAGTCTAAGAGTGCCCGGCCCCCAGTGCCCATCTCCAACGCCACCAAGCGCAGCTTCCTGGCCACACCTGGCTCAACCGAGCCAGTGGTAACTGTCCAAAACCCAGAAGTCTGTAACAGGTACTACCTGCACCCTGAAGAGTCTGACCCTCT TAATAAAGGAAGTCCCTCCCTCGGCCCTTCCCATCCCTTgcttcccctcagacagagacagcagaaATCCATGCAAGGAGAGGAGAGCTCCG GCCAGAGAAACCGCTCAAACTCCCTGACACGGGTGGACGGCCAGCCCCAGGCGTCAGTGGTAGCCTGGCCTGAGAGGAAGCAGAG gccgttgTCCCAGCCCACGCCCTACGGCCTCCATTCTGCCACCGACAGCGATGCTGACCTGGCCTCCGGCGACAGTGTCAGCTTGGCCCGCTCCATCAGTAAGGACAGCCTGGCCTCCAACGTGGTGAGCATCACCCCAAAGCACCAGCTGGGGGGCCCAGGGGCCCCTCAGGGCCCCCGCCGGGTCAATGGCCAGAGCCTTCTGGGACACGTGAACAtggaggacgaggaagaggaggagctggtggccATGATCAAGACGAAGGAAGGAGCAGAGAGCAGCCGCCTCCCCGACCAAGACCTGGAGCTCCAGAGCGTCTCCTCCAGAGCCACGACCGCCCGGTCCCCCCAGAGGAGGCCGGAGGAGGCGCCCGCCGAGCCCCGCCCCGATAGCTTTTACTTAGAACCGCTGATGCCTGCCGTCTTAAAACCGGCCAAGGAGAAGTCTGTAAACCCCAACAAAGAGGAGgagtgtggggaggggaggccGAGGGGCCCCTACCGGCGGGTCAGCGAGGCACCCGTACCCTCCAGCAGGAGGAGACCCCCCGCTGCTGACCTGGACCTCAACCGCACCTTCACCCCCATCGCCAGCGCGGAGTTCCCCGACGCGGCGAGGCCCCCTGTGGAGGGCAGCCTGGGCGGCTTCCGTACCCCGGTCATGAGCAGCGGCGAGGCCGCCGAGCAGCCCTGCGGCTTCTTCCTGCACAGCTCCAGCCCCGAGGACAAGCCCCCGCTGGCCGGCACCGTCCGGAGCAGCCCCTTCTCGGCCGCCGCCGCGCTGGCCTGGGAGATCGGCAAGGACTCGGACTCGGAGGTGGCCGACATggacgaggaggaggcggaCGAGGAGCTGGCGCCCCCCGTCCGCCGCAAGTGCttcgaggaggaagaggaggagtcgGCCAAGCTGCGGGAGGACATGAAGGTGCGGGAGCACGAGGACAAGGAGGGGGCGAGCGGGCGCTCCAGCCCCTGCCTCAGCACCATCTCCCAGGCCAGCAGCACGGCCAGCGGCAGCGTGCGCATGACCAGCTTCGCCGAGCGCCGGCTGCACAAGGGCGCCCACGACGcccgctccagctccagcagctcccAGAAGACCACGCCCGACGGCTCCGAGTGCGGCCCGCTGCCCCTCACCTCCTGGAAGCTGAGGCGGGAGCAGAGCCCCACGGGCAAGGACGGCGCCAACGTGCTGGCCTCCGAGCTGGTGCAGCTGCACatgcagctggaggagaagcGCCGCGCCATCGAGTCccagaagaagaagatggagTCCCTGTCCGCCCGCCAGAGGCTCAAGCTGGGGAAGGCGGCCTTCCTCAACATCGTCAAAAAAGGGAAGAGCGACACTCTCCCCCAGCCGCTCAAGCCCGAGTACTACTCCCGAGAGGACCAGAAGCTCAACGGGGGGAAGGAGTTGTCTAAGGACGACTCGTGTGTGGACGGGCTGAGGGGGACGGCCAaagaggggcaggagggaaaGGCCAGTGTGCGGTGGGCCAGGGAGTCCCCGACTTCTCCGGGCTCCCTGGAGGTGGACAACAAGCTGAACGGCGGCCTGTTGCTGGACGACGGAGGGCCGGAACCTGACCTGAACGAGTGCAACCGCTCCATCGAGATGCTGAACGAGGCCATCAGCGCCATCCAGCAGCAGATGATGCAGCTGTCCCAGCAGCAGGACCTGCTCATGAAGCAGAACATACAGTCTCCGCCTGGGGCCGCCCCCACGgccggaggccccgcccccattcCCGCCCCTGCCAATGGGAAGAGCAGCACGCCCGAGCCCAAGTTCCGCCCCGCCGTGCACTTCGTGGAGCCGCTCTCCacggcagggggcggggtggtgcgGCGGCCCCCCAAGCTGAGCTCTGGGAGGGGGCCCCGGTCCAAACCCACCGACCTCAAGCTGCCCAAGGAGAACGGCAAGCAGGCCTCGCGGGTCATCACGCCCACCCAGAGCGTGGAgaccctcccccacctcagaCAGTTCCCTGGGGGCCGGACCtccagagaggagcaggaggagggtaGCAGCCCGGCGGGGACCGGGCCCAAAGAGGCGGCAAGCCCCATAGAGAGGGGCAACCTGCGGCGCGCCACCTTCCGGCTTCAGGACGAGGCCAACCAGAGGACTCCAGCCACGCCCGAGCGGCCCCCCGAGGAGTGCCTGTCCAGCACCCCGAAGGAAAAGGAGCCAAGCGCCATGGAGGACCCCGGGAAGGAGGACCTCCCCGGTGAGGAGGTGTCCAGAGGCAAAGGCCACCTAATCGAGGTGGACCTGTCCGACCTGAAGGACCCATCTGAAGAGGGCGGCTCCGACATGCAGGACGTGATCTGTGACGTCACCGACGGGGAACAGAAGTCTGTGCTCGGGTACTTCTTCAAG GACGAGCAGAAGGCCGAGGATGAGCTGGCGAAGAAGCGGGCCGCCTTCCTCCTGAAGCAGCAGCGTAAGGCGGAGGAGGCGCGACTGCGCAAGCAGCAGATGGAGGTGGAGACCGAGATGAAGCGGGACGAGGCCAG ACGGAAGGCGGAAGAGGATCGGatcaggaaggaggaggagaaagctCGGAGAGAGCTGATCAAGCAGGAGTACCTGAGGCGTAAGCAGCAGGAGATGATCGAGGAGCAGGGCCTGACCAAGCCCAAGAGCAAGCCTAAGAAGCCCCGCCCCAAGTCTGTCCATCGGGGCGAGTCCTCGAGCGACACCTACTCCAAGTGCTCCTCCACCC CTGACAACCTGAGCAGCGCCCAGTCCGGCTCCAGCCTGTCCCTGGCTTCAGCTGCCACCACTGAGGCAGAGAGCGTCCACTCCGGGGGGGCAGGGTCCCAGCA GGCCGAGTCTGTGGAGTCTTTCCCGGGGCTGAGCCGGAATGCCAGCAGGAACACGGAGAGGGACTGGGACAACGGCTCCACCGCGTCTTCCATCACCTCCGTGGCAGAATACAGCG GGCCAAAACTGTTTAAGGAACCAAGCGCCAAATCTAACAAGCCGATAATCCACAATGCCATTGCTCATTGCTGTCTTGCTGGCAAGGTCAATGAACCGCAGAAGAATTCCATTCTGGAG GAGCTGGAGAAGTGCGAGTCGAACCACCTGATGATCCTGTTCCGGGATGGCGGCTGCCAGTTCAGAGCTCTCTACTCCTACTTCCCTGACACTGAAGAGATCCACAAGCTCACCGGCACCGGGCCCAAGAGCATCAGCAAGAAGATGATCGACAAACTCTACAAGTACAGTTCAGACCGCAAGCAGTTCACCGTCATCCCGGCCAAAACGGTGTCGGTCAGCGTGGACGCGCTCACCATTCACAATCACCTGTGGCAGGTCAAGAGACCCACCGTGCCAAAGAAGAGCGTGAAGTGA
- the LOC118212611 gene encoding calmodulin-regulated spectrin-associated protein 1-B-like isoform X5 yields the protein MDVDVCAGGDSTRRRMDSGGEGALEVVPLELYDSARAKIDANLRWLFAKAYGIDHIPEDLRDPFYTDQYEQEHIKPPVIRLLLSGELYCRVCGLILKGDQVATLQSHQSVIQALSRKGIYVMESDDTPVSESDLGCVPIKMSAHMPMIDALMMAYTVEMISIEKVVASVKRFSTFSASKELPFDLEDAMVFWVNKVNLKMREIAEKELKLKQHLLESPSHQKVRYRRDHLSGRQLPFFPLLEDLMKDVCDGAALLAVVHYYCPEHMKLEDICLKEVTSIADSLYNIQLLKEFANEYLNKSFYLTTEDMLYAPLVLKHNVMVFIAELFWWFEIVKPEFVQPRDLQEIKDARAVLQSKSARPPVPISNATKRSFLATPGSTEPVVTVQNPEVCNRYYLHPEESDPLNKGSPSLGPSHPLLPLRQRQQKSMQGEESSGQRNRSNSLTRVDGQPQASVVAWPERKQRPLSQPTPYGLHSATDSDADLASGDSVSLARSISKDSLASNVVSITPKHQLGGPGAPQGPRRVNGQSLLGHVNMEDEEEEELVAMIKTKEGAESSRLPDQDLELQSVSSRATTARSPQRRPEEAPAEPRPDSFYLEPLMPAVLKPAKEKSVNPNKEEECGEGRPRGPYRRVSEAPVPSSRRRPPAADLDLNRTFTPIASAEFPDAARPPVEGSLGGFRTPVMSSGEAAEQPCGFFLHSSSPEDKPPLAGTVRSSPFSAAAALAWEIGKDSDSEVADMDEEEADEELAPPVRRKCFEEEEEESAKLREDMKVREHEDKEGASGRSSPCLSTISQASSTASGSVRMTSFAERRLHKGAHDARSSSSSSQKTTPDGSECGPLPLTSWKLRREQSPTGKDGANVLASELVQLHMQLEEKRRAIESQKKKMESLSARQRLKLGKAAFLNIVKKGKSDTLPQPLKPEYYSREDQKLNGGKELSKDDSCVDGLRGTAKEGQEGKASVRWARESPTSPGSLEVDNKLNGGLLLDDGGPEPDLNECNRSIEMLNEAISAIQQQMMQLSQQQDLLMKQNIQSPPGAAPTAGGPAPIPAPANGKSSTPEPKFRPAVHFVEPLSTAGGGVVRRPPKLSSGRGPRSKPTDLKLPKENGKQASRVITPTQSVETLPHLRQFPGGRTSREEQEEGSSPAGTGPKEAASPIERGNLRRATFRLQDEANQRTPATPERPPEECLSSTPKEKEPSAMEDPGKEDLPGEEVSRGKGHLIEVDLSDLKDPSEEGGSDMQDVICDVTDGEQKSVLGYFFKDEQKAEDELAKKRAAFLLKQQRKAEEARLRKQQMEVETEMKRDEARRKAEEDRIRKEEEKARRELIKQEYLRRKQQEMIEEQGLTKPKSKPKKPRPKSVHRGESSSDTYSKCSSTPDNLSSAQSGSSLSLASAATTEAESVHSGGAGSQQAESVESFPGLSRNASRNTERDWDNGSTASSITSVAEYSGPKLFKEPSAKSNKPIIHNAIAHCCLAGKVNEPQKNSILEELEKCESNHLMILFRDGGCQFRALYSYFPDTEEIHKLTGTGPKSISKKMIDKLYKYSSDRKQFTVIPAKTVSVSVDALTIHNHLWQVKRPTVPKKSVK from the exons AGTGCCCACATGCCCATGATTGATGCCCTGATGATGGCCTACACGGTGGAGATGATCAGCATCGAGAAGGTGGTGGCCAGCGTGAAGCGCTTCTCCACCTTCAGCGCCTCTAAGGAGCTGCCATTCGACCTGGAGGACGCCATGGTGTTCTGGGTCAACAAG GTGAACCTGAAGATGAGGGAGATCGCTGAGaaggagctgaagctgaagcagcACCTACTGGAGTCTCCCAGCCACCAGAAG GTGCGCTATCGCAGGGACCACCTCTCCGGCCGACAGCTGCCCTTCTTCCCCCTGCTCGAGGATCTGATGAAGGATGTGTGCGATGGTGCCGCCCTGCTGGCCGTGGTCCACTACTACTGCCCTGAGCACATGAAGCTTGAAG atATTTGTCTCAAGGAAGTAACCTCGATAGCCGACAGTCTGTACAACATCCAGCTCCTGAAAGAGTTTGCCAATGAGTATCTTAATAAGAGCTTTTACCTGACCACCGAAGACATGCTGTATGCTCCACTAGTGCTCAAG CACAACGTGATGGTCTTCATTGCCGAGCTGTTCTGGTGGTTTGAGATTGTCAAACCTGAATTCGTCCAGCCCAGAGACCTCCAAGAAATCAAGGACG CGAGAGCAGTGCTTCAGTCTAAGAGTGCCCGGCCCCCAGTGCCCATCTCCAACGCCACCAAGCGCAGCTTCCTGGCCACACCTGGCTCAACCGAGCCAGTGGTAACTGTCCAAAACCCAGAAGTCTGTAACAGGTACTACCTGCACCCTGAAGAGTCTGACCCTCT TAATAAAGGAAGTCCCTCCCTCGGCCCTTCCCATCCCTTgcttcccctcagacagagacagcagaaATCCATGCAAGGAGAGGAGAGCTCCG GCCAGAGAAACCGCTCAAACTCCCTGACACGGGTGGACGGCCAGCCCCAGGCGTCAGTGGTAGCCTGGCCTGAGAGGAAGCAGAG gccgttgTCCCAGCCCACGCCCTACGGCCTCCATTCTGCCACCGACAGCGATGCTGACCTGGCCTCCGGCGACAGTGTCAGCTTGGCCCGCTCCATCAGTAAGGACAGCCTGGCCTCCAACGTGGTGAGCATCACCCCAAAGCACCAGCTGGGGGGCCCAGGGGCCCCTCAGGGCCCCCGCCGGGTCAATGGCCAGAGCCTTCTGGGACACGTGAACAtggaggacgaggaagaggaggagctggtggccATGATCAAGACGAAGGAAGGAGCAGAGAGCAGCCGCCTCCCCGACCAAGACCTGGAGCTCCAGAGCGTCTCCTCCAGAGCCACGACCGCCCGGTCCCCCCAGAGGAGGCCGGAGGAGGCGCCCGCCGAGCCCCGCCCCGATAGCTTTTACTTAGAACCGCTGATGCCTGCCGTCTTAAAACCGGCCAAGGAGAAGTCTGTAAACCCCAACAAAGAGGAGgagtgtggggaggggaggccGAGGGGCCCCTACCGGCGGGTCAGCGAGGCACCCGTACCCTCCAGCAGGAGGAGACCCCCCGCTGCTGACCTGGACCTCAACCGCACCTTCACCCCCATCGCCAGCGCGGAGTTCCCCGACGCGGCGAGGCCCCCTGTGGAGGGCAGCCTGGGCGGCTTCCGTACCCCGGTCATGAGCAGCGGCGAGGCCGCCGAGCAGCCCTGCGGCTTCTTCCTGCACAGCTCCAGCCCCGAGGACAAGCCCCCGCTGGCCGGCACCGTCCGGAGCAGCCCCTTCTCGGCCGCCGCCGCGCTGGCCTGGGAGATCGGCAAGGACTCGGACTCGGAGGTGGCCGACATggacgaggaggaggcggaCGAGGAGCTGGCGCCCCCCGTCCGCCGCAAGTGCttcgaggaggaagaggaggagtcgGCCAAGCTGCGGGAGGACATGAAGGTGCGGGAGCACGAGGACAAGGAGGGGGCGAGCGGGCGCTCCAGCCCCTGCCTCAGCACCATCTCCCAGGCCAGCAGCACGGCCAGCGGCAGCGTGCGCATGACCAGCTTCGCCGAGCGCCGGCTGCACAAGGGCGCCCACGACGcccgctccagctccagcagctcccAGAAGACCACGCCCGACGGCTCCGAGTGCGGCCCGCTGCCCCTCACCTCCTGGAAGCTGAGGCGGGAGCAGAGCCCCACGGGCAAGGACGGCGCCAACGTGCTGGCCTCCGAGCTGGTGCAGCTGCACatgcagctggaggagaagcGCCGCGCCATCGAGTCccagaagaagaagatggagTCCCTGTCCGCCCGCCAGAGGCTCAAGCTGGGGAAGGCGGCCTTCCTCAACATCGTCAAAAAAGGGAAGAGCGACACTCTCCCCCAGCCGCTCAAGCCCGAGTACTACTCCCGAGAGGACCAGAAGCTCAACGGGGGGAAGGAGTTGTCTAAGGACGACTCGTGTGTGGACGGGCTGAGGGGGACGGCCAaagaggggcaggagggaaaGGCCAGTGTGCGGTGGGCCAGGGAGTCCCCGACTTCTCCGGGCTCCCTGGAGGTGGACAACAAGCTGAACGGCGGCCTGTTGCTGGACGACGGAGGGCCGGAACCTGACCTGAACGAGTGCAACCGCTCCATCGAGATGCTGAACGAGGCCATCAGCGCCATCCAGCAGCAGATGATGCAGCTGTCCCAGCAGCAGGACCTGCTCATGAAGCAGAACATACAGTCTCCGCCTGGGGCCGCCCCCACGgccggaggccccgcccccattcCCGCCCCTGCCAATGGGAAGAGCAGCACGCCCGAGCCCAAGTTCCGCCCCGCCGTGCACTTCGTGGAGCCGCTCTCCacggcagggggcggggtggtgcgGCGGCCCCCCAAGCTGAGCTCTGGGAGGGGGCCCCGGTCCAAACCCACCGACCTCAAGCTGCCCAAGGAGAACGGCAAGCAGGCCTCGCGGGTCATCACGCCCACCCAGAGCGTGGAgaccctcccccacctcagaCAGTTCCCTGGGGGCCGGACCtccagagaggagcaggaggagggtaGCAGCCCGGCGGGGACCGGGCCCAAAGAGGCGGCAAGCCCCATAGAGAGGGGCAACCTGCGGCGCGCCACCTTCCGGCTTCAGGACGAGGCCAACCAGAGGACTCCAGCCACGCCCGAGCGGCCCCCCGAGGAGTGCCTGTCCAGCACCCCGAAGGAAAAGGAGCCAAGCGCCATGGAGGACCCCGGGAAGGAGGACCTCCCCGGTGAGGAGGTGTCCAGAGGCAAAGGCCACCTAATCGAGGTGGACCTGTCCGACCTGAAGGACCCATCTGAAGAGGGCGGCTCCGACATGCAGGACGTGATCTGTGACGTCACCGACGGGGAACAGAAGTCTGTGCTCGGGTACTTCTTCAAG GACGAGCAGAAGGCCGAGGATGAGCTGGCGAAGAAGCGGGCCGCCTTCCTCCTGAAGCAGCAGCGTAAGGCGGAGGAGGCGCGACTGCGCAAGCAGCAGATGGAGGTGGAGACCGAGATGAAGCGGGACGAGGCCAG ACGGAAGGCGGAAGAGGATCGGatcaggaaggaggaggagaaagctCGGAGAGAGCTGATCAAGCAGGAGTACCTGAGGCGTAAGCAGCAGGAGATGATCGAGGAGCAGGGCCTGACCAAGCCCAAGAGCAAGCCTAAGAAGCCCCGCCCCAAGTCTGTCCATCGGGGCGAGTCCTCGAGCGACACCTACTCCAAGTGCTCCTCCACCC CTGACAACCTGAGCAGCGCCCAGTCCGGCTCCAGCCTGTCCCTGGCTTCAGCTGCCACCACTGAGGCAGAGAGCGTCCACTCCGGGGGGGCAGGGTCCCAGCA GGCCGAGTCTGTGGAGTCTTTCCCGGGGCTGAGCCGGAATGCCAGCAGGAACACGGAGAGGGACTGGGACAACGGCTCCACCGCGTCTTCCATCACCTCCGTGGCAGAATACAGCG GGCCAAAACTGTTTAAGGAACCAAGCGCCAAATCTAACAAGCCGATAATCCACAATGCCATTGCTCATTGCTGTCTTGCTGGCAAGGTCAATGAACCGCAGAAGAATTCCATTCTGGAG GAGCTGGAGAAGTGCGAGTCGAACCACCTGATGATCCTGTTCCGGGATGGCGGCTGCCAGTTCAGAGCTCTCTACTCCTACTTCCCTGACACTGAAGAGATCCACAAGCTCACCGGCACCGGGCCCAAGAGCATCAGCAAGAAGATGATCGACAAACTCTACAAGTACAGTTCAGACCGCAAGCAGTTCACCGTCATCCCGGCCAAAACGGTGTCGGTCAGCGTGGACGCGCTCACCATTCACAATCACCTGTGGCAGGTCAAGAGACCCACCGTGCCAAAGAAGAGCGTGAAGTGA